The following coding sequences are from one Geodermatophilus normandii window:
- a CDS encoding aminodeoxychorismate/anthranilate synthase component II — protein sequence MSRPVLVVDNFDSFVYNLVQYLGQLGVECVVRRNDAVTVDELPDLDVAGVLLSPGPGTPAGAGVTVPMVRVAAEAGTPVLGVCLGHQAIAEAFGAEVVRAPELLHGKTSEVVHDGAGVLAGLPSPFTATRYHSLAVDRATVPDELEVTGATESGIVMALRHRELPIEGVQFHPESVLTEGGHQMLATWLATCGLAPDPAVVEAAAAGARRLSAAAV from the coding sequence GTGAGCCGGCCCGTCCTCGTCGTCGACAACTTCGACAGCTTCGTCTACAACCTGGTCCAGTACCTGGGCCAGCTGGGCGTCGAGTGCGTCGTCCGGCGCAACGACGCCGTCACCGTCGACGAGCTGCCCGACCTCGACGTCGCCGGCGTCCTGCTGTCCCCCGGGCCGGGCACGCCCGCCGGCGCCGGGGTGACCGTCCCCATGGTCCGCGTGGCGGCCGAGGCCGGGACGCCGGTGCTGGGCGTGTGCCTGGGCCACCAGGCGATCGCCGAGGCGTTCGGCGCCGAGGTCGTCCGGGCGCCGGAGCTGCTGCACGGCAAGACCAGCGAGGTCGTGCACGACGGCGCCGGCGTGCTCGCCGGGTTGCCGTCGCCGTTCACCGCCACCCGCTACCACTCGCTGGCGGTGGACCGTGCCACGGTGCCCGACGAGCTCGAGGTCACCGGCGCGACGGAGTCGGGCATCGTCATGGCGCTGCGGCACCGCGAGCTGCCGATCGAGGGCGTGCAGTTCCACCCCGAGTCGGTGCTCACCGAGGGCGGCCACCAGATGCTGGCCACGTGGCTCGCGACCTGCGGCCTGGCCCCCGACCCCGCCGTCGTCGAGGCGGCCGCGGCCGGCGCACGCAGGCTGTCCGCCGCCGCCGTCTGA